In one Musa acuminata AAA Group cultivar baxijiao chromosome BXJ2-5, Cavendish_Baxijiao_AAA, whole genome shotgun sequence genomic region, the following are encoded:
- the LOC135613132 gene encoding tetraspanin-6-like isoform X2: MYRFSNSVIGCLNLLTLLASVPIIGGGLWMSKSSATCESSLQTPLLVLGFVVLLVSLAGFVGACFNVAWALWLYLLVMLLLIGTLLGLTAFGFAVTAGGGGVQVPGRPYHEYRLDDYTGWLRRRITERQYWKAAMACVVGSKTCAKIALWTPLDYLQRDLSPIQSGCCKPPTSCTYGAGGVVMAQDEDCYRWNNAANVLCYACDSCKAGVLEQVRRDWHKLSVLNVVVLIFLIAIYTIGCCAFRNARRAESEYPYEENRMSKIRPRWDYFWWRWLRDRREQLY, encoded by the exons ATGTACCGCTTCAGCAACTCGGTGATCGGGTGCCTGAACCTGTTGACGCTCCTGGCGTCGGTCCCGATCATCGGCGGCGGGCTGTGGATGTCGAAGAGCTCGGCGACGTGCGAGTCGTCGCTGCAGACGCCGCTCCTGGTGCTGGGCTTCGTGGTGCTCCTCGTCTCCCTGGCCGGCTTCGTGGGCGCGTGCTTCAACGTGGCCTGGGCGCTGTGGCTTTACCTCCTCGTCATGCTGCTCCTCATCGGGACCCTCCTCGGCCTCACCGCCTTCGGCTTCGCTGTCACCGCCGGCGGCGGCGGGGTCCAGGTCCCTGGTCGCCCCTACCACGAGTACCGCCTCGACGACTACACCGGATGGCTCCGCCGAAGGATCACGGAGCGGCAGTACTGGAAGGCGGCGATGGCATGCGTCGTCGGGTCGAAGACCTGCGCCAAGATCGCTCTCTGGACGCCTCTGGACTATCTCCAGCGAGACCTCTCCCCGATACAG TCGGGCTGCTGCAAGCCGCCGACATCGTGCACCTACGGCGCCGGGGGGGTGGTGATGGCGCAAGACGAGGACTGCTACCGGTGGAACAACGCAGCCAACGTGCTGTGCTACGCCTGCGACTCGTGCAAGGCTGGCGTGCTGGAGCAGGTGCGGAGGGACTGGCACAAGCTGTCCGTCCTCAACGTCGTcgtcctcatcttcctcatcgcCATCTACACCATCGGCTGCTGCGCCTTCCGCAACGCCCGCCGCGCTGAATCCGAGTATCCCTACGAAGAGAACCGGATGTCGAAGATACGCCCTCGCTGGGACTACTTCTG GTGGAGGTGGTTGCGGGACAGAAGAGAACAGCTCTACTAG
- the LOC135613132 gene encoding tetraspanin-6-like isoform X1 has product MYRFSNSVIGCLNLLTLLASVPIIGGGLWMSKSSATCESSLQTPLLVLGFVVLLVSLAGFVGACFNVAWALWLYLLVMLLLIGTLLGLTAFGFAVTAGGGGVQVPGRPYHEYRLDDYTGWLRRRITERQYWKAAMACVVGSKTCAKIALWTPLDYLQRDLSPIQSGCCKPPTSCTYGAGGVVMAQDEDCYRWNNAANVLCYACDSCKAGVLEQVRRDWHKLSVLNVVVLIFLIAIYTIGCCAFRNARRAESEYPYEENRMSKIRPRWDYFWYSDPLCYSPLCSKHGRDTKAELVSRCRWRWLRDRREQLY; this is encoded by the exons ATGTACCGCTTCAGCAACTCGGTGATCGGGTGCCTGAACCTGTTGACGCTCCTGGCGTCGGTCCCGATCATCGGCGGCGGGCTGTGGATGTCGAAGAGCTCGGCGACGTGCGAGTCGTCGCTGCAGACGCCGCTCCTGGTGCTGGGCTTCGTGGTGCTCCTCGTCTCCCTGGCCGGCTTCGTGGGCGCGTGCTTCAACGTGGCCTGGGCGCTGTGGCTTTACCTCCTCGTCATGCTGCTCCTCATCGGGACCCTCCTCGGCCTCACCGCCTTCGGCTTCGCTGTCACCGCCGGCGGCGGCGGGGTCCAGGTCCCTGGTCGCCCCTACCACGAGTACCGCCTCGACGACTACACCGGATGGCTCCGCCGAAGGATCACGGAGCGGCAGTACTGGAAGGCGGCGATGGCATGCGTCGTCGGGTCGAAGACCTGCGCCAAGATCGCTCTCTGGACGCCTCTGGACTATCTCCAGCGAGACCTCTCCCCGATACAG TCGGGCTGCTGCAAGCCGCCGACATCGTGCACCTACGGCGCCGGGGGGGTGGTGATGGCGCAAGACGAGGACTGCTACCGGTGGAACAACGCAGCCAACGTGCTGTGCTACGCCTGCGACTCGTGCAAGGCTGGCGTGCTGGAGCAGGTGCGGAGGGACTGGCACAAGCTGTCCGTCCTCAACGTCGTcgtcctcatcttcctcatcgcCATCTACACCATCGGCTGCTGCGCCTTCCGCAACGCCCGCCGCGCTGAATCCGAGTATCCCTACGAAGAGAACCGGATGTCGAAGATACGCCCTCGCTGGGACTACTTCTGGTACTCGGACCCACTTTGCTACTCTCCTCTCTGCTCCAAGCACGGCAGAGATACTAAAGCAGAACTTGTGTCTCGTTGCAGGTGGAGGTGGTTGCGGGACAGAAGAGAACAGCTCTACTAG
- the LOC135613131 gene encoding protein-tyrosine-phosphatase MKP1-like, whose protein sequence is MIEEGAKMRGGEDAPAGPPSGVRRTFWRSSSWSSSRIAAQDHSKDSTSEDSNSADAPCPPPPFTPRSQSHKARSCLPPLAIARRSFDEWPKPGSDDLEQWPHPPTLGAKPDEGLKPDHSSLRTPGTRDQIAFKECSKVADHVYLGGDYVARNREILRQHGITHVLNCVGFVCPEYFKSDLIYKTLWLQDSPSEDIISILYDVFDYFEDVREQGGRVFVHCCQGVSRSTSLVIAYLMWREGQSFDDAFRFVKTARGIANPNMGFACQLLQCQKRVHAIPPSPAPVLTMYRMAPHSPYDPLHLVPRMLNDPSPAALDSRGAFIVHVLSSLYVWIGNDCEPAMEEDAKAAALQVVRYERVQGPHATVEEGEEPSEFWEAFSSAPPSEEEEGRETNEERVESAAKMIAGARRVESYDADFELFHGALAGGIIPPFSCSGQGQENHLPARESDWSLSRPSRPPQTWYKMLSFVPWGCRYTPLCYSTIRTSSPEWIIRVVVSSALILS, encoded by the exons ATGATAGAGGAGGGTGCCAAGATGAGGGGCGGAGAGGATGCGCCCGCTGGCCCGCCCTCCGGCGTCCGGAGAACTTTTTGGAGGTCTTCGTCATGGTCCTCATCACGGATCGCCGCGCAGGACCATTCGAAAGATTCCACCTCCGAGGACAGCAACTCGGCCGATGCTCCCTGCCCGCCTCCCCCCTTCACTCCAAGATCGCAGAGCCACAAGGCCCGCTCGTGCCTCCCTCCTCTCGCCATCGCCCGCCGGAGCTTCGACGAGTGGCCTAAGCCCGGTTCCGATGACCTCGAGCAATGGCCCCATCCGCCCACCCTCGGTGCCAAGCCCgacgagggcttaaagccggatcaTTCTTCGCTAAGGACCCCAGGTACGAGAGATCAGATCGCTTTCAAGGAGTGCTCCAAGGTCGCAGACCATGTCTACCTCGGCGGAGACTATGTTGCTAGGAACAGAGAAATCCTTCGCCAGCACGGGATTACCCATGTCCTCAACTGTGTTGGTTTTGTTTGCCCCGAGTACTTCAAATCAGACCTCATCTACAAGACTCTTTGGTTGCAGGACAGCCCGTCGGAGGACATCATTAGTATTCTGTATGATGTGTTCGATTACTTTGAGGATGTGCGGGAGCAAGGTGGGAGGGTGTTCGTCCATTGCTGCCAGGGTGTTTCACGGTCGACTTCTCTGGTAATAGCTTACCTGATGTGGAGAGAAGGGCAGAGCTTCGATGATGCATTCCGGTTTGTGAAGACGGCAAGGGGGATCGCCAACCCCAACATGGGCTTCGCTTGTCAATTGCTGCAGTGCCAGAAGAGGGTCCACGCCATCCCCCCGAGTCCCGCTCCGGTGCTGACGATGTACCGAATGGCTCCGCACTCACCGTACGATCCTCTGCATCTCGTCCCCAGGATGTTGAACGATCCATCTCCTGCCGCTTTGGATTCCCGGGGAGCATTCATCGTTCATGTCCTCTCATCCTTGTATGTGTGGATCGGGAACGACTGTGAACCCGCGATGGAGGAGGATGCAAAAGCTGCCGCCTTACAGGTGGTAAGGTACGAGCGGGTTCAGGGGCCACATGCCACGGTTGAAGAAGGGGAGGAGCCCTCGGAATTCTGGGAGGCCTTCTCGAGTGCACCCccttcggaggaggaggagggcaggGAGACGAACGAGGAACGGGTTGAATCAGCTGCTAAGATGATCGCCGGTGCGAGGAGAGTGGAATCCTATGATGCTGACTTCGAGCTTTTCCATGGGGCTCTCGCCGGAGGTATCATCCCACCGTTCTCTTGTTCGGGACAGGGGCAGGAAAACCATCTTCCTGCAAGAGAAAGCGACTGGAGCTTATCGAGGC CTTCTCGGCCCCCCCAAACTTGGTACAAGATGCTCTCCTTTGTTCCATGGGGTTGCAGATACACTCCCCTTTGCTACAGTACCATCAGAACAAGTTCTCCGGAGTGGATCATCAGGGTTGTGGTCTCTTCTGCTCTTATCCTCTCGTAA